In the Canis lupus dingo isolate Sandy chromosome 28, ASM325472v2, whole genome shotgun sequence genome, caaccCCAGAATCTTAGCTCTGTATGGGGTCTCAAAAGTGACTGAATTCTGGCCCCATGTTTTACAGGGGTTAAAACATAGCCAGGGACAGGACATGACTACCAAAAGTTATTGAGTTTGATGATAGATCTTTTGAGTACTAGTCTAGCTCTCTGTTGTCtgttacttttattataaatagaaaCGTGGGTGCTACTTGTCATTTTCTAGTATTTAACACAGTACAAAAGAAAGGACCTTGGAAGTAATTGAATCCAATGCATTTACCCCTGCCACTGCATCTCTGGCAAGTAAACATCCAGCTGGTCATCTGGCTCCTGCCTGAATGCTTCCAATTTTGGGCAATCCTTTACTTAGGGATGCTGGCCATTTTGGAAAGCTCTACTTCTTTAAAGATGGTCTGTGTATTGAACCAAAATCTGCCTTTCTGGACAATTCTGTAATTGTCAGAGCAGTAGTTCCAAGGTGGGATATGGGGAAGTATGCACAAGGCCGTCCTTGGAGGTAAGGAAAGAAGATatgaagatttcttttaaatttttttttatttttcttttttttttttttaaagattttatttgagagagagagtgagcaagcaagagagagaacacaagcagggggaggggcagagggggaggaagaagcagactctctgctgagcacagagcctaatgaggagctcagtcccaggacccagaaccctaggaccatgacctgacctgacagtagatgtttaaccgactgaaccaccaggcacctcaaatatgaaattttctatgtatgtttattttttatcttaagaaagataattattttgttaatatttaaaatatgacttgATATGAGAGCTCTGATTTGGTCTACAGAGCTTACTGATTTACTCAGCATGCCTATCCTTTAGCcagggtaatttaaaaaaaacaaaactcctgtGGTTGGTGCATGGACCATCAGAATGAATGATGGCTGCAAGCAATGTGGTGCAGAATCAGTGCTGTACACTAGATTCCTGACAGAAAATTGGGAATCATTCCATTTAAGTTGATGGTGGTTTGCTTTATTGTGGTTTATCTGTGTGTGGTTATGTGGATTTTAGGCTTATCAAATGATTCTTGTGAAAACCCACAAATTGAAGATAACATAATAAAGTAAGTACAGTGAACAAGTAGAAAACAGTAAAGCCCTTTCCTTAACTCCCATTAATCTTTGTCTTCAAGATAAAAGTAGCATTTTAATAATGAGTGAGAAAGTGAAGGCTTTTCTAAAGGAACTAATTTTATGGAGGCAGTattttggttcattcattcattcattcattcaagacatagagagagagaggcagagacacaggcagagggagaagcaggctccatgcagggagcccaatgtgggattcaatcccgggactccaggatcaccctctgggccaaaggcaggcaccaaactgctgagccacccagggatcccaaggagacagaattttgaaaatgaatattcaaGAGTGCTTTTACCATTATACAATTGCCAAGAAACCGATAGCTATAGAAACATGCATTTTTGCACACTTAATAGTCGGAAATATTCTAAGCTATAAAAATATTCCAACAAGGATTGTTTTCATGggtttaaatctttaaaaatattaaaatacaacaccttctattaatatttaacaaCTAATCAACATCAAGGAAGATTGTTATTAGCAGATGAGATTGAAAAATGAGTGTAACATAGTAAATTTAGTTCCATTTAGATATCCATATCTTCTTCCTATCctaataaatagaaatacttaTTATGACCACAGAAGGAAGTAAGATAGACAAATACAGTGAGCCCTTATACAACATGGGGGTTGGGGTACCAAACCTGCACAGTcgaaaatctgtgtataacttttgactccccaaaaacttaactactaatagcctactattggctagaagccttatcaataacataaacagtcaatacatattttgtatgttatatgtgcTATATACTgtatttacaataaagtaagctagagaaaaaacaatgttattaagaaaattgcaaaggaagtaaatacatttacagtactgtacttaactgaaaaaaaaaatctacacagaAATGGACCATGCTGTTTTTCAATatagggatggaaaaaaaaacttttggcaGGATGGAATGACATTACTTAGGAAACACAATTGACTAGAAACTACTAGAggttaaaaatgaatttaacagaGTTGATTTCCTAAATACAATTTACAGACTGAGAACTACTGCATGcatacagtatgattccatgGCATCCTGGAAAAGGTAGAATAGATCTGTGGTGGTTTAGGAGCTGGTAGGGGAGGGGATTGGGATTTCCTACAAAGGGgcataaagaaattttttagtATGAGAGGGTCTTAACTGTCACGTGTACGTTTGTCAGAATTCACAGAACTGTACACTAGAGAAAGTTGAATTTTActgaatgtaaattatatttcaataaacctgactttaaaaatagattgagaatattctgtttaaaaaatgggcagaggacctgaacagacatttctccaaagaagatatgcatcTGGCCAACAGATGTGAAAACATGTGCATGATCGCTCATCAGATAAATGCAATTCAGAACCATAATAAGATACCACCAGTCAAAATGACTGAtctcaaaaggacaagaaataacaagtgttggcgaagATGTGGACAAAAGGAAACCCTcccactgttggtgtgaatgcaaactggtgcactcactgtggaaagcagtatggggGATCCtcagaaagtgaaaaatagaattccatgtgatctagtaattccattgctgagtatttacccaaaaaacctgaaaactaatttaaaagttttatgcaCCCCtttgtttgttgcagcattatttacattagccaagatatggaagcaactaagtgtccatcagtaaatgaatggataaagaagtggtgtgtatatatgtgtgtatacacacacacacacacaataatatgtaattccatatttatatagtggaatattacacagctataaaaaagaatgagatcttgttaTTTAGGACAACATGATGGACCAAAGGCGTATAATGccatgtgaaataagtcaggcagggAAGGGCAAATGTCATACAATTAATATATaggatctaaaaaaaataataaaaaactgataaatacaaactggtggttgccgaggcagggatgggcaaaatcggtgaagaggattaagaagtacaatCTTACAGTTGTAAGATGAATAATTCATGGGGAttaaaaagcacagcataggggatccctgggtggctcagcagtttggcgcctgcctttggcccggggcgtggttctggagtcccgggatcgagtcccgcatcctcccggcatagagcctgcttctccctctgcctgtgtctctgcctctctctctctctgtctatcatgaataaataaataaaatcttaaaaaaaaaaagcacagcatagggagTATAGTCAATAATGTAATAACTGGTGGCAGTTGGCAGCTAGGCTTGTGGTGAGCGTTGTGTATCGTATGGAATTATGGAATCACTATGTCACCTGAGGCTTCtgtaacattatatgtcaactagacttcaattttaaaaaattgagagaagATAATTGCATTCCCAAAGGGGGTAAAAGTCATATGGGTCTGCATTTAAGTGCAAATAGGTTTATAAGATGAAAACCACAGCGGAGCGATAAAGGAAGATACACTAATGAATAGTAATAGCCTCTTTCTGGTTGGAAAGACTAAAGAGAGAGATGACACGGCCCAGCAGGAGCAGAGCGGCCTGTGGGGGCAGGTGGGCGACTGCGGGGAGGCTCCCGGCGGCAGGTGCCCGCCTCGCGAGCCAGCAGGTGCAGCGGCCTGGAGCCCCGGGCGCCCCACCCCCCGCGAGCCCGCCCCGCAGGACATCCGGCCCGCCtggcccggggcggggcctccggagCGCGGGGCCTGGGGAGCTGGCTGCAGGTGTACCCAAATCCTGGAATCCGGAGGCCGAGGAGACAGTGAGTGCCCCCGCCTCCCTGCCGGGCCTCCCCGTGCAGCTCCTCAAGGCAGGTCCTGCAGTCACCGGCCCCCACCAAGAACCACCTCCGGGGCTCCCAGCCCGCCCCCtaaccctcccttccccccccccccccccgccccgccttgTCTTAGCGCAAGCCCTTTCCCCTTGCAGGTGCTCAGCACCTTCgcctttcagtttccttttctcctcttggCAGTGGCCGCCTCCCGCGACGCTGAGATCTGGAAGGACGTGCAGGTGCGGCAGGAGAGCCGTGAATGGCCAAGGAGGAGCCTCGGCTGAGTGGGAGCACTAGGCCTTTGGGAGCCCAGGCGGCCTGTGCCCTTCCCCTCAGCAtcagggaggggacaggatggGGTGCAGGGCAGAGTTTGGGCTTAGAGCTTttgcggggggggtgggggggtgggaagccTCACCAGGCCTGcatgggtggggatgggggtggtggtgggcatGGAAGCCTTCACCCTTCACCCTGTGGAGACCatctccagctcttctctctccccacctccaccctgcccATGGCCTCTGGTCAGACCTACTACGGGCAGGTGCTGAAGAAATCAGGGGACCTCCAGACCAGTGCCTGTGTCACTACAGCCAGGCTGGTCCCCAGGCACATCCAGGAAGCCTTGAGGAATGTACATGAAGAAGTAACCTTGAGGTAGAGTGCCCTgtgccagccccgccccccccccccccccccaatcacgAAGACTCTAgagagcaactttttttttttattaatatatttatttatttattcatgagagatgcacagagagaggcagagacataggcagaggaagaagcaggctccacccagggagccgaATGTAGGACTCCATACCCAGActgggatgacgccctgagccaaagacagagccacccaggcatcccagacagCAGCTTTTTCAAAAGATAGTAATGTGGTCACTagggaattaattaattaatccatttCCTCCAATCCATCTGGTTTGCCTTGTCTATTGTAAAACTAGTAAAGCACAGCTCTGATCATCTTACAGCTCTGTTTAAaacccccaaccccatcccccTTTACTCAGGATACGTTTATACACCTTGGATTGTCGAGGCTGTGCAGTTTGGTCCCCTCTTCCTAGCCAACCCCAGTTCCTTCTGATGCACTAACTGTTCCAGCcagctctttcccttcctcctgcctcacaTGCAATTATTGATCTGGAAcaccttccctctcctttctgcctTCGACACTTCACTGATCACCTACCTGGTTTGTGAGGCCATTTCTATCCTTGAGCACCCTCTTCCCTAAACCACTATAGCATTTACTGCCAATGCAGTAAATCATGGGAAGTGTTTTCTGTGCTCATGGGTTGCCTCCCCAGGTAAATACCCCCAGGGGACAGAAGTTCTGGACCTGTAGTAGATGTTCAGCTAATGCctaactaaatatatttattcaacaaatattgtaAATGGCTTATTTGTCTTAGTACCTGGTACAATGCCCAACCTTGGTAACAATGGTAAACAAAGCAGAGTCCCAGTTTTCATGGAGCTTCCAGTTTAGTGAGGGAAACTGAACACCTAAATGGAAATCCAGTAAATGATGGAAGCAAGGAGGGAcagacaggaaggagggaggtgggaaggaaggatTTGTAAGATGTAGGGATTCCACATATTCTAGTCTCtaggggaaaaaatatgtatatatgtatgtgttttctATTTCCCAGGTATTACGGCTGTGGTctggtcatccctgagtgtctGGAGAACTGCTGGATTTTGGACCTGGGCAGTGGAAGTGGCAGAGATTGCTATGCACTTAGTCAGCTGGTTGGTGAGACAGGACATGTCACTGGGATAGACATGACAGAAAGTCAGGTGAGGCAGTGATTTGGAGGACAATAAGGAAGAAATTCTCAAAGGCATTCTTTTAGAGATGAAGTTGTTTCCTTTGTGAGTCTTTGAGGATAATCTAAGAGGGCTACTCAATACAAAACTCATTTGTGCCACTAGGGTTTCCTGTCCCCGAAGCCTGAGAACTTTGACAACTAGGAGCCCTTCTGGGAGAACAGAGTCAGAGGTTTGACCTGACATAGGAATATCATAATCACCCATTGGAATCTgatttttcccttcctctgccacCTATCTTGATGGATTTTGTTACTGAGTGAAGAGTTTATTCAAGCAAAATCCATACATCAAGGGACACTTGGTTGACGCAGGCAGGAGAGCATGCAATGCTTgctgtcagggtcatgagttcaagcccctcgctgggtgtggagcctacttaattaacaacaacaacaacaaaaatccatgtATCAAGTGGGAGTTTATCCCTCATTGAGTTTTCCCAGACATTACATTTCCCATGTAATGTCCTACATGCCCAGAGGAACCTTGTACACTTAtccaaaaatatattactaatatTCCATTAGTAATAGgaaatttttagtaaaaaagtagcatatattttttaaagattttatttatttattaaggagaggcaggctctctgcaggagccccatgtgggactcgatcttggatcctcggatcacgccctgagtcaaaggcagacgctcaactactgagccacccaggtgtccccagaagtaccatatttttaaaaaatgattatcaaatttatatataagtataaatattttttgtttttgtgtttttaggtAGAAGTGGCTAAGAAGTATATTGAATATCACATGGAAAAATATGGCTTCCAGACCCCCAATGTGACTTTTCTACATGGCTACATAGAGAAATTGGAGGAGATTGGAATCAAGGATGAGAGTTATGATATAGTTATGTAGGTCTACACCCTCATTTTTGTGAATATAGCCCATTTCCTGTTGAACACAAATGTCACCACTCTTCGCTGTACTGACTCTCATTTGGGGTGTTACTCTTGACTTGATAAAGGGAGGGAGTTGCTCTCGGGCGCTTGTAGCCCAAGGGCCTCAGAACACACTAGCCCAGGAGAGAACCAATTGTAAACTTAACCATAAACGGATGAGCCCAGAAGAAGAGCAGGACCACTGAGTCTGCTCATAGAACACACACCGATGTGTTATCTTTAGTATTATTGTCACAGCAAAGTATAGGAgtctgtgtttcttctttttcttggagtTGTTGTCAAATCATGCCCAGGTGACAGCCTTAATAAAGCTTCCTTGGAGGAATTTCGCCAATTTACCTGTGACATAAACAGTGCGTGGTGCAATAGGCATCTTGCTGCAGGTTTTGTGCTGTTGCATGGTGACTCTCAGGGCAGAAACAAATAAGcgtgcctgatttttttttcctgcacgcTCAATATGGCTAACAATatattgggtttttattttatttttttaaagatttatttatttattcatgagagacacagaagagagagagtcagagacacaggcagagggagaagcaggttcctcacagggagcccgatgcagcactcgatcctggatcccgggattacgacctgagccgaaggcaggcgtccaaccactgagccacccaagcatccctattttattattttttttaaagattttatttattcatgagagacacagaggggaggcagagacgtaggcagaggctccttgcagggagcctgatgtggaacttgatcctgagccgagggcagacgctcaacccctgagccaccccagcgtcccAATTTATTGCAATTTTAAACACTTTGTCCATCTCCCTTTTTGGGGGAAAAGTTGAgtgtggggaagagaggagggaggcaggaagaatgATATAGCTTTGGGAAATGATGGAAGAGATCTTTAGGGACTAAAGGATTTGAGGAGCTCTGAGTAGTGTGCAAATTTGTCTGACATTCCATCAGTTCTTTTTTAGATCAAATTGTGTCATTAACCTTGTACCAGATAAGCAAGCAGTGCTGCAGGAGGTGTACCGAGTGCTAAAggtgagggaagagggagacaaaTGGTCTTTAAATGtcagtaagaaaattaaaaaaaaaaaatcagtaagagcaGATGGAATCTGTTCTGTTCTTTCCCCCTTGAGCTGAGAACTCAAACTCTGGTAACTTATTccctacattaaaaaaaggatgaCAAAAAGGGGCATGGCAAGAATGCCCCAGACATGGAGTCTTTCTCCTCTCCTGTCATAAAAGGTAGTAAATCTGAGAGTCATGATTGTCATTGAACATGTAAAGTATTTGCCTTATTGCTGTCTCTCCTCCTGTCCCCTGCTGCACATGGTCAGAAATAGCATCTGTGGAACTGCAGGGACTTTTGGACTGACTATAAAGATTCCTATGGATATACTCTTCTAGCTTGTATATAGTGTTTCTCAGAGCTGCTTATTTCATCTCTATCAGGATTTCAGATCTTTGGGAAGTTAAAGATGATACAACTATTACATTAACTGCTTTCTAAAAGGAAGACGTGCAGGAGCTCCATACCCTCTACATATATCATGAGATGTGCATCTTTGTGACAGAAGATAGGAGATTCTGAGATTTTGGGTTTACAGAGCTGTCATAGAGATCAAAAGACAATATATAGAAAAGATTTAATAATGTCTTATTTAATATGTCATGGACCAGCTTGCTATCTTCATTAAGATGTAACTTCTAAAAGGTAGAGACATTATTGTACAATCTAGACTCTGAGCCCTTGAAACTAGC is a window encoding:
- the AS3MT gene encoding arsenite methyltransferase isoform X1 translates to MNSNSLFLVGKTKERDDTAQQEQSGLWGQVGDCGEAPGGRCPPREPAGAAAWSPGRPTPREPAPQDIRPAWPGAGPPERGAWGAGCRCTQILESGGRGDSECPRLPAGPPRAAPQVAASRDAEIWKDVQTYYGQVLKKSGDLQTSACVTTARLVPRHIQEALRNVHEEVTLRYYGCGLVIPECLENCWILDLGSGSGRDCYALSQLVGETGHVTGIDMTESQVEVAKKYIEYHMEKYGFQTPNVTFLHGYIEKLEEIGIKDESYDIVISNCVINLVPDKQAVLQEVYRVLKHGGELYFSDVYASLELPEEIRTHKILWGECLGGALYWKDLAVLAQKIGFCPPRLVTANLITVQNKELERVIGDCRFVSATFRLFKLPKTGPAERCQVIYNGGITGHEKELIFDANFTFKEGEIIEVDKETAAILKNSRFAKDFLIRPIGETLPTCSGCSALESKGIITDPFMLAGQSDSMKSRCSPDVAGGCCGITYS
- the AS3MT gene encoding arsenite methyltransferase isoform X2; protein product: MNSNSLFLVGKTKERDDTAQQEQSGLWGQVGDCGEAPGGRCPPREPAGAAAWSPGRPTPREPAPQDIRPAWPGAGPPERGAWGAGCRCTQILESGGRGDMAASRDAEIWKDVQTYYGQVLKKSGDLQTSACVTTARLVPRHIQEALRNVHEEVTLRYYGCGLVIPECLENCWILDLGSGSGRDCYALSQLVGETGHVTGIDMTESQVEVAKKYIEYHMEKYGFQTPNVTFLHGYIEKLEEIGIKDESYDIVISNCVINLVPDKQAVLQEVYRVLKHGGELYFSDVYASLELPEEIRTHKILWGECLGGALYWKDLAVLAQKIGFCPPRLVTANLITVQNKELERVIGDCRFVSATFRLFKLPKTGPAERCQVIYNGGITGHEKELIFDANFTFKEGEIIEVDKETAAILKNSRFAKDFLIRPIGETLPTCSGCSALESKGIITDPFMLAGQSDSMKSRCSPDVAGGCCGITYS